In one window of Pseudodesulfovibrio sediminis DNA:
- a CDS encoding response regulator, whose translation MNMNMRILVVDDSSTMRRIVKTALKNIGLTNVVTANDGKAAWDVVQNDTIDLILSDHKMPVMSGEEFLIRVRGHEDYKCLPFIMITAESFRENVLKAIKLGVSNYIVKPFSTEQLKDKIEKVCSAPCN comes from the coding sequence ATGAATATGAATATGCGGATTCTGGTGGTTGATGATTCAAGTACCATGCGTCGGATCGTAAAGACTGCGCTCAAGAACATTGGGCTAACCAATGTTGTTACGGCTAACGACGGCAAAGCTGCTTGGGATGTTGTTCAAAATGATACCATTGACCTCATTTTGTCGGATCACAAGATGCCCGTAATGTCAGGAGAGGAATTCCTGATTCGAGTGCGTGGTCATGAAGACTATAAATGCCTGCCGTTTATCATGATCACGGCAGAATCCTTCCGTGAGAATGTGCTGAAAGCCATAAAGCTCGGTGTTTCCAACTATATCGTTAAGCCATTCAGTACAGAGCAGCTCAAGGACAAGATCGAAAAGGTCTGTAGCGCTCCCTGTAACTAG
- a CDS encoding HD domain-containing protein, translated as MITRDEAFALLKEHNTEINLINHALESEAVMRGLAAKLGQDEELWGLTGLLHDLDYSVTKEVHDRHGLDSVDIIGDKLPQEALAAIRRHAYDMNGSEAPGTEFDFALRCGETVTGLVHAGALVRPTKIDGMKVKSLKKKMKDKAFAASVNRDCIRECDKIGLELGEFLTIAIASIKDIAPEVGLSADPA; from the coding sequence ATGATAACCCGTGACGAAGCCTTTGCTCTGCTCAAAGAACACAACACCGAGATCAACCTTATCAATCATGCACTGGAATCCGAAGCTGTCATGCGTGGGCTTGCCGCAAAACTTGGTCAGGATGAAGAACTCTGGGGTTTAACCGGCCTGCTGCACGACCTCGACTACAGCGTAACCAAGGAAGTACATGACCGTCATGGCCTGGACTCCGTGGACATCATCGGCGACAAGCTCCCACAGGAAGCGCTGGCCGCCATTCGCCGCCACGCATACGACATGAATGGCTCGGAAGCCCCGGGTACCGAATTCGATTTTGCCCTGCGCTGCGGCGAAACCGTGACTGGACTGGTGCATGCCGGAGCGCTCGTCCGACCGACCAAGATAGATGGAATGAAAGTTAAAAGCCTAAAAAAGAAAATGAAAGACAAGGCTTTTGCAGCCAGCGTCAATCGAGACTGCATTCGTGAATGTGACAAAATCGGCCTTGAACTGGGCGAATTCCTTACCATTGCCATCGCATCCATCAAGGATATCGCGCCGGAAGTCGGACTGAGTGCAGACCCTGCTTAG
- a CDS encoding ABC transporter ATP-binding protein, producing MPPLLELINVTKHFKVTSGLLGLQSGTVRAVDGVSLQVEQGETLGLVGESGCGKSTLAKCIMGLEKVTGGEVIFDNKTLAGWDQKKLRRSMQMIFQDPYSSLNPRQKIGSIIREGLDIHNIGSKEERREKVNYLLQLVGLRSEHGNRYPHEFSGGQRQRVAVARTLALDPKLIVCDEPVSALDVSVQAQVLGMLKDLQTQLRLTYVFISHDLSVVSHISNKVAVMYLGRIMEIGPSKVLFKDPKHPYTQALMSALLLPDPTRQPERIALTGDLPSPMNPPTGCPFHPRCPQAFEKCRNGRPELMALDTGVQVACWLHTPSEL from the coding sequence ATGCCGCCATTACTCGAACTCATCAACGTCACCAAACATTTCAAGGTAACCAGTGGTTTGCTGGGACTCCAATCGGGCACAGTTCGTGCCGTGGATGGTGTCAGTTTACAGGTGGAACAAGGTGAAACTCTTGGACTTGTGGGGGAATCCGGTTGCGGCAAATCCACCTTGGCCAAGTGCATCATGGGACTTGAAAAGGTGACCGGCGGCGAGGTGATCTTCGATAACAAGACCCTGGCGGGCTGGGACCAGAAGAAATTGCGCAGATCAATGCAAATGATCTTTCAGGACCCGTACTCCTCACTGAATCCACGGCAAAAGATCGGTTCCATCATCCGTGAAGGCCTGGATATTCACAACATTGGCTCCAAAGAAGAGCGACGTGAAAAGGTCAATTATCTTTTACAACTGGTCGGTCTCCGCTCTGAACATGGCAATCGCTATCCTCATGAATTTTCCGGAGGGCAACGCCAACGGGTGGCCGTGGCGCGAACGCTGGCCCTCGACCCCAAGCTCATAGTCTGCGACGAGCCTGTGTCCGCCTTGGATGTCTCCGTACAGGCACAGGTCCTCGGCATGCTCAAGGACCTTCAGACTCAATTGCGGTTAACCTACGTGTTCATCTCCCACGACCTGTCCGTGGTCAGCCATATCTCAAACAAGGTAGCGGTCATGTACCTCGGACGCATCATGGAAATCGGACCGAGCAAAGTGCTGTTCAAGGACCCCAAGCACCCATATACGCAAGCGCTCATGTCCGCCCTTCTGCTTCCGGACCCGACAAGACAGCCCGAACGCATCGCTTTGACGGGGGACCTGCCGTCACCCATGAATCCGCCCACCGGCTGTCCGTTTCATCCACGGTGCCCCCAGGCATTCGAAAAATGCAGGAACGGCCGTCCTGAGCTGATGGCATTGGACACCGGCGTTCAGGTCGCCTGTTGGCTGCACACTCCGTCCGAACTGTAA
- a CDS encoding DUF2156 domain-containing protein: protein MSLIFEPINLDKQEEYHNALTGCPQLLTSDFSFANVYGWAEHYGLEWAFHKDLCFIRQTKPDLVYWAPVGPWEKYDWVGCKAMQEGRRFTRVPEALTRLWSIAYGNNILIEENRGHWDYIYSIEELIALKGKKFHKKKNLFNQFKKNYLYTYEPMAPECVEEVLEMQDEWYKWYEENNPSEALKAENRAITRVLHNFDQIKGLMGATLRVEDKVIAYTVAEPLCDDSIVIHFEKGDIRFKGVYQAINQLFLENEASDYTNVNREQDLGDEGLRKAKMSYNPSFFLKKFEATIL from the coding sequence ATGTCTCTGATTTTCGAACCAATCAATCTTGACAAACAGGAAGAATACCACAACGCCCTCACAGGCTGTCCCCAACTACTGACAAGTGATTTCTCATTTGCCAACGTATACGGGTGGGCCGAGCACTACGGCCTTGAATGGGCCTTCCACAAAGATTTATGTTTTATACGACAGACCAAACCGGATCTTGTCTATTGGGCACCTGTCGGCCCTTGGGAAAAATATGATTGGGTCGGCTGTAAAGCCATGCAGGAAGGAAGACGATTCACTCGAGTACCGGAGGCTCTGACCAGATTGTGGTCCATAGCCTATGGCAACAATATCCTCATCGAAGAGAATCGGGGACACTGGGACTACATCTACTCCATCGAAGAATTGATTGCGCTCAAGGGGAAGAAATTCCACAAGAAAAAGAATCTTTTCAATCAATTCAAGAAAAACTATCTCTATACATACGAACCAATGGCCCCCGAATGTGTGGAGGAAGTGCTGGAAATGCAGGACGAGTGGTACAAGTGGTACGAAGAAAACAATCCTTCTGAAGCACTCAAGGCAGAGAACCGCGCCATAACCAGAGTCTTGCATAACTTTGATCAGATCAAAGGCCTCATGGGCGCGACGCTGCGTGTAGAAGACAAAGTGATCGCCTATACTGTTGCTGAACCCCTGTGTGATGATTCCATCGTCATCCATTTCGAGAAAGGCGACATCCGCTTCAAGGGTGTATATCAGGCGATCAACCAGTTGTTTCTGGAAAACGAAGCATCGGATTATACCAACGTCAACCGGGAACAGGACCTGGGAGACGAGGGCCTTCGCAAAGCAAAGATGTCATACAATCCTTCGTTTTTCCTCAAGAAGTTCGAAGCAACTATCCTCTAG
- a CDS encoding alkaline phosphatase family protein, with protein sequence MSLLLSSESRKRLVVLGLDGVPLAVAKTLGVSLPNMGRIAQEATTVQAELPELSPVNWTSFFTGAGPEEHGIFGFSHINPKTYALRITNRNDISGPTIFDRLGEAGFVSRFINLPNTYPVQPMRGMGISGFVSQELRHAAYPPFLAGKLSEAGYVLEADTSRGRSDLNYLLDELRQTLTSRLNALEMLWNDLSWDCFVHVFTETDRLFHFFMDAVLHQDNPLHMACMTFLAEWDHALGVFLNKFDALSGPKRLLVMADHGFSELKTEVCLNTWLKKQGYLSLTAPPDDEWDPSKISDNSKAFALDPGRIYIHTQERFGRGRISPEERATLLTSLSRELSALTFKGEKVLEAVHLGSKLYPGADSDQLPDLLCQSCPGFDLKAKFDRKEIFGLHGRTGTHTMDGAIFSDTAGAHPEQMRHIGREILQYFGLQIDT encoded by the coding sequence ATGTCGCTGCTTCTCTCTTCCGAGTCGCGAAAACGATTGGTCGTTCTCGGCCTGGACGGCGTTCCCCTTGCCGTTGCCAAAACGCTTGGGGTTTCGTTGCCGAACATGGGACGCATTGCCCAGGAAGCAACTACGGTCCAAGCTGAATTGCCGGAACTTTCTCCGGTCAACTGGACCTCATTCTTCACGGGCGCTGGACCGGAAGAGCACGGTATTTTTGGATTTTCCCATATCAATCCAAAGACATATGCACTCCGCATCACCAACCGCAATGACATCTCCGGGCCGACAATATTTGACCGACTCGGGGAAGCCGGTTTTGTGTCACGATTCATCAACCTGCCCAACACATACCCGGTACAGCCTATGCGCGGCATGGGCATTTCCGGGTTCGTGTCTCAGGAACTGCGCCACGCCGCCTACCCGCCCTTCCTTGCCGGAAAGCTGTCGGAAGCAGGCTACGTCCTTGAAGCGGACACAAGCAGAGGAAGAAGCGACCTCAACTACTTGCTGGACGAACTCAGACAAACACTGACTTCTCGCCTCAATGCTCTGGAAATGCTCTGGAATGATTTGTCATGGGATTGCTTTGTCCACGTCTTCACCGAGACCGACAGATTGTTCCATTTCTTCATGGATGCGGTACTGCATCAGGATAATCCGCTTCATATGGCCTGCATGACATTCCTGGCGGAGTGGGACCATGCTCTCGGGGTCTTTCTGAATAAATTTGATGCGTTGTCCGGTCCCAAACGGCTACTGGTCATGGCAGACCATGGTTTTTCGGAACTCAAAACCGAGGTATGTCTCAATACATGGCTCAAAAAGCAGGGCTATCTATCTTTGACAGCCCCCCCTGATGACGAATGGGACCCCTCAAAGATATCGGATAACTCCAAAGCCTTTGCACTTGATCCAGGCCGTATTTATATCCATACACAGGAACGATTCGGCCGCGGCCGCATCTCACCTGAAGAACGAGCAACACTCTTGACCTCACTCAGTCGCGAGCTGTCGGCTCTGACTTTCAAAGGCGAGAAAGTCCTTGAAGCGGTCCACCTCGGTTCAAAGCTATACCCCGGTGCTGATTCCGACCAGCTACCGGATCTGCTCTGCCAGTCCTGTCCCGGATTTGACCTCAAAGCGAAATTCGATCGCAAAGAAATTTTTGGTTTGCATGGACGGACCGGGACACATACCATGGATGGAGCAATTTTTTCAGATACCGCTGGTGCGCACCCAGAACAGATGCGACACATTGGCCGAGAAATACTACAATACTTTGGATTACAGATAGATACATGA
- a CDS encoding energy-coupling factor ABC transporter ATP-binding protein: protein MSHAIIELKNIVYAFPDRENALNGLTFHLHHGEKLGLFGPNGAGKTTMLHILMGLITPNTGEIALFGTTMTDKDMFNEARLRIGFLFQHSDDQLFCPTVLDDVAFGPLNQGLSKDEAASRAQEALQAVGLSGFEGRIPHRLSGGEKKLVALATILSMRPEVLILDEPTTGLSPEAKDRLIGILRNLDMARLVVSHDPDFLTATTDRLIAIRDGQIRPGELKPHTHTHVHEEGDTPHQHD from the coding sequence ATGAGCCACGCGATCATCGAACTGAAAAATATTGTGTACGCCTTCCCTGACAGAGAGAACGCGCTGAATGGGCTGACCTTCCATTTGCATCATGGTGAGAAGCTGGGGCTTTTTGGTCCTAATGGCGCTGGCAAAACAACCATGCTGCATATTCTCATGGGCTTGATAACCCCCAATACCGGCGAAATAGCACTCTTTGGCACCACCATGACGGACAAAGACATGTTCAATGAGGCCCGGCTCAGGATCGGATTCCTGTTCCAGCATTCCGATGACCAACTCTTTTGCCCCACTGTTCTTGATGATGTCGCTTTCGGCCCTCTCAACCAGGGATTATCAAAGGATGAAGCAGCCAGCAGGGCTCAAGAGGCATTACAGGCTGTCGGCCTGAGCGGGTTTGAAGGTCGCATCCCCCACAGGCTCTCCGGCGGCGAAAAAAAACTGGTCGCTCTGGCAACCATCCTGTCCATGCGGCCCGAAGTACTCATTCTGGACGAACCCACCACGGGTCTCTCTCCTGAAGCCAAGGACCGCTTGATAGGGATTCTCCGGAATCTCGACATGGCACGACTGGTGGTTTCCCATGATCCCGACTTTCTGACTGCCACAACCGACCGGCTCATCGCCATACGCGATGGGCAAATCCGACCGGGCGAACTCAAACCGCACACACATACCCATGTGCACGAGGAAGGGGACACTCCCCACCAGCATGACTAA
- a CDS encoding MATE family efflux transporter, giving the protein MTNTLTADMSRAPYRTIWNLAWPQVLMMLFHFLIGLTDVWVAGYINREVQASLGIISQSLFFLLVVAMAVANGSVAAISQSLGAGLFKRVKRYVGLCIILAGLLGGIFTIVGLPLKDLLLLALQVPHEMRPVTEYFMEVYLYLLPPYYLLIITNAIFRARKQVMYPLYSMILTTVINTILDLGLGLGWFGMPNLGFKGVAWATFGSVTAAAALNMIILSSQGLLKLESFAPWRWMKRAMPYLFKVAWPSGLMQIVWHSGYLVLYAITAALPWHAVESLAGMAIGLRIEALLFLPAFAFNTTAAILIGHYLGARQPEEAKKFGFRILRIGLISITLFSFVVWQFIGPWVGLLTRDATVAAQAICYLKWNMLAIPFTLISMILAGALNGAGATLYNMIIMGAATWLLRLPLAYGLGHVYMENAEGIWIAMFCSQIVQSSILLYVFTFKNWQRFAMIKSRNGNR; this is encoded by the coding sequence ATGACCAACACTCTCACTGCTGACATGTCCCGCGCCCCCTACCGCACCATCTGGAACCTGGCCTGGCCTCAGGTTCTCATGATGTTGTTTCACTTCCTCATAGGCTTAACGGACGTATGGGTAGCAGGGTACATTAACCGGGAAGTCCAGGCATCCCTCGGTATCATCTCCCAATCACTGTTTTTTCTGCTCGTGGTAGCCATGGCCGTTGCCAACGGTTCTGTTGCCGCCATAAGCCAATCACTGGGAGCGGGGCTGTTCAAGCGTGTCAAACGCTACGTCGGCCTCTGTATAATCCTGGCCGGTCTCCTGGGTGGCATCTTCACCATAGTCGGACTGCCGCTCAAGGACCTGCTTCTCCTGGCTCTCCAGGTACCACATGAAATGCGCCCGGTGACAGAATACTTCATGGAGGTCTATCTCTACCTCCTGCCGCCCTACTATCTCCTGATCATCACCAACGCCATCTTTCGGGCACGAAAACAGGTCATGTACCCTCTCTACTCCATGATCCTGACCACAGTAATCAACACCATACTCGACCTGGGCTTGGGCCTGGGCTGGTTCGGCATGCCCAACCTCGGCTTCAAAGGGGTTGCCTGGGCGACATTCGGTTCGGTGACTGCGGCCGCAGCCCTTAATATGATCATTTTGTCCAGCCAAGGCCTGCTGAAACTCGAAAGCTTTGCCCCCTGGCGCTGGATGAAACGGGCAATGCCCTATCTTTTCAAGGTGGCATGGCCGTCCGGGCTCATGCAGATTGTCTGGCATTCAGGCTATCTGGTGCTCTATGCGATCACTGCCGCCCTGCCCTGGCACGCTGTCGAGTCCCTGGCTGGAATGGCTATAGGTTTACGCATTGAAGCCTTGCTCTTTCTGCCCGCCTTTGCGTTCAATACAACTGCGGCCATTCTCATTGGTCACTATCTGGGAGCACGCCAGCCGGAAGAAGCCAAAAAATTCGGCTTCAGAATCCTTCGCATAGGCCTCATTTCGATCACCCTCTTCTCCTTTGTGGTCTGGCAGTTTATCGGACCATGGGTCGGTCTGTTGACCCGAGATGCTACGGTCGCGGCGCAAGCCATCTGCTATCTCAAATGGAATATGCTCGCCATCCCGTTTACCCTGATCAGCATGATCCTGGCCGGAGCGCTCAATGGAGCCGGGGCAACCCTGTACAACATGATAATCATGGGAGCGGCAACATGGTTGCTTCGTCTCCCGCTGGCATACGGCCTTGGCCATGTTTATATGGAAAACGCCGAAGGCATCTGGATAGCCATGTTCTGCTCCCAGATTGTCCAATCCTCAATTTTACTCTACGTCTTCACCTTCAAAAACTGGCAACGTTTCGCTATGATCAAATCCAGAAACGGCAACCGCTAA
- a CDS encoding ABC transporter ATP-binding protein, with translation MNRPLLDIRKLTTCFASHEGIAKAVDTVSLSFMQGETLAIVGESGCGKTVLALSILGLIPDPPGRVTEGTILYKDQDLLEMSENELMEIRGNAISMIFQEPMTALNPVFRINDQIAEPLRLHQGFNKKEALKKAVDALNLVGIPNPAKIATSYPHELSGGMRQRVMIAMALACNPDILIADEPTTALDVTIQAQILDLMNELKERINGSLMLITHDLGVVARMAQRVAVMYSGKIIELSDAKTLYAAPLHPYTQGLLASVPTLGETTRLTPIPGIVPSIFNLPTGCRFHPRCPRKFQKCELMVPPLLEPEPGRQVRCWLYEDD, from the coding sequence ATGAACCGACCCTTACTCGACATACGCAAGCTGACGACCTGCTTTGCCTCACACGAAGGTATAGCCAAGGCGGTGGATACCGTCAGCCTTTCCTTTATGCAAGGGGAAACCCTGGCCATCGTGGGCGAATCCGGGTGCGGCAAGACTGTCCTCGCGCTCTCCATACTCGGACTCATACCCGATCCGCCCGGTCGCGTCACCGAAGGGACGATCCTGTACAAAGACCAGGACCTTCTGGAGATGTCTGAAAACGAACTCATGGAGATTCGGGGCAATGCCATCTCCATGATCTTCCAGGAGCCCATGACCGCGCTGAATCCGGTCTTCCGCATCAACGATCAAATTGCCGAACCTCTTCGACTACATCAGGGGTTCAACAAAAAGGAAGCTCTGAAAAAGGCCGTGGACGCTCTCAACCTGGTGGGCATCCCCAACCCGGCCAAGATCGCCACCTCCTATCCGCACGAACTTTCCGGTGGTATGCGCCAGCGTGTCATGATCGCCATGGCACTGGCCTGCAATCCTGACATACTCATCGCAGACGAGCCGACCACAGCTCTGGATGTGACCATTCAGGCACAGATTCTCGACCTCATGAACGAGCTCAAGGAACGTATCAACGGCTCACTCATGCTCATAACACATGATCTTGGTGTAGTCGCGCGCATGGCCCAACGTGTAGCCGTGATGTATTCTGGCAAAATCATTGAACTCTCAGATGCAAAGACACTCTATGCGGCCCCACTTCACCCATATACGCAAGGGCTGCTCGCTTCAGTGCCCACACTGGGCGAAACCACACGCCTGACCCCCATTCCGGGGATTGTCCCTTCCATTTTCAACCTGCCCACTGGGTGTCGCTTCCATCCTCGCTGTCCCAGGAAATTCCAAAAATGCGAACTCATGGTACCCCCACTTCTGGAACCGGAACCGGGCCGCCAAGTTCGATGCTGGCTCTATGAGGATGATTAA
- a CDS encoding ATP-dependent helicase, with product MSIDFENELNEAQREAVTTTEGPVLVIAGAGSGKTRTIVYRLAHLVQMGVDPSQILLLTFTRKAAQEMLQRAESILGRSLHGTSGGTFHSFAYATLRQNAMDIGFDNGFTLMDRADSENICKEVKDTLKLGKGDRSYPRKNTLLDMVTKSRNKELTIEAILEREAYHLSPYLDDFNEIADGYRQFKREHALVDYDDLLFLLDELLEKNEPLRNQLQTRYKYIMVDEYQDTNLVQARIVKYLAGTKGNVMAVGDDAQSIYAFRGANVANILEYPKIFEGCKVIRLEQNYRSVQPILDLTNEILKGATTKFDKNLYSELKSDRLPRVVYPLSDQTQARLVVDQILDFKRKYMLHDVAVLFRAGYQSFPLEVALTRVGIDYQKFGGIRFHEAAHIKDVLSYLRLVLNPHDLLAWQRAMDHIKGVGPKTVAKIYKAMHTDDEKYLAKMMKKHDPLKELLVELNKLRSTPARPASVLESVLAFYQPILIEKYPDDYPKRQAGLEQLSQIAVNYTDMELLLGDLSLDGDPEEEKRKENAVVLSTVHSAKGLEWSGVIIIDLVEDRFPSRKAMQRAEDLEEERRLMYVACTRAKEQLMLFVPSSVFNRASGMSEPTLPSPFIMELPETVYDRLNESYGGGLEQRRRPAASRPSPVFEDDPIEEPPSNPKASPKKLGVCEHKIYGKGKIIAYIEPNKYRVNFFGFGLKVIIGDYLKFL from the coding sequence ATGAGCATAGATTTCGAGAACGAACTCAATGAAGCCCAGCGTGAAGCGGTCACGACCACAGAAGGTCCGGTGCTGGTCATTGCCGGAGCCGGGTCAGGCAAAACACGAACCATCGTCTATCGATTGGCCCACCTGGTACAAATGGGTGTCGATCCCTCCCAGATTCTGCTGCTGACCTTTACCCGCAAGGCGGCCCAGGAAATGCTGCAACGCGCCGAGTCCATCCTTGGCCGCTCCCTGCATGGGACTTCCGGCGGTACCTTTCACTCTTTCGCCTATGCCACCCTGCGCCAAAACGCCATGGACATCGGGTTCGACAATGGCTTTACCCTCATGGACAGGGCAGACAGTGAAAACATCTGCAAAGAAGTGAAGGACACGCTCAAACTCGGCAAGGGCGACCGCTCCTATCCCAGAAAAAACACCCTGCTCGACATGGTCACCAAATCCCGTAACAAGGAACTGACCATTGAAGCCATCCTTGAACGCGAGGCCTACCATCTCAGTCCCTATCTGGACGATTTCAACGAGATTGCCGACGGATACCGTCAGTTCAAGCGCGAACACGCCCTGGTGGACTATGATGATCTGCTCTTCCTGCTGGATGAGCTGCTGGAGAAAAACGAACCGCTGAGGAACCAGCTTCAGACACGCTATAAATACATTATGGTGGACGAGTATCAGGACACCAACCTTGTACAGGCGCGGATTGTCAAATACCTGGCCGGGACCAAAGGCAATGTCATGGCTGTGGGCGACGATGCCCAATCCATCTATGCCTTCCGGGGAGCCAATGTCGCCAACATACTTGAATATCCTAAAATATTTGAAGGGTGCAAGGTCATACGGCTGGAGCAGAACTACCGCTCCGTACAGCCCATCCTGGACCTGACAAACGAAATTCTCAAAGGTGCCACCACCAAATTCGACAAGAACCTGTACTCCGAGCTCAAGAGCGACCGATTGCCCAGAGTGGTCTACCCGCTCAGCGATCAGACGCAGGCACGGCTGGTGGTGGACCAAATACTCGATTTCAAGCGCAAGTATATGCTCCACGATGTAGCCGTACTCTTTCGGGCCGGCTATCAATCCTTCCCGCTGGAGGTCGCCCTGACCCGTGTGGGCATTGATTACCAGAAATTCGGCGGTATCCGCTTCCATGAGGCAGCGCATATCAAGGATGTCCTCTCCTACCTGCGCCTCGTGCTCAACCCGCATGACCTCCTGGCATGGCAACGCGCCATGGATCACATCAAGGGAGTCGGTCCCAAGACCGTTGCCAAGATTTACAAGGCTATGCACACGGATGATGAAAAGTATCTGGCCAAGATGATGAAGAAGCACGACCCGCTCAAGGAGCTGCTGGTTGAACTGAACAAACTCAGGTCAACACCGGCACGCCCTGCCTCGGTGCTCGAATCCGTCCTCGCCTTCTATCAACCCATTCTGATTGAAAAATATCCTGACGATTACCCCAAACGTCAGGCCGGACTGGAGCAGCTCAGTCAGATCGCGGTCAATTATACGGATATGGAACTCCTGCTCGGAGACCTCAGCCTTGACGGCGACCCGGAAGAGGAAAAGCGCAAGGAAAATGCAGTGGTCCTTTCAACGGTCCACTCGGCAAAAGGCCTCGAATGGTCCGGTGTCATCATCATTGATCTCGTCGAAGACCGATTTCCCTCCCGCAAGGCCATGCAACGGGCCGAGGACCTGGAAGAAGAGCGTCGCCTCATGTATGTGGCATGTACCCGAGCCAAGGAACAGCTCATGCTCTTTGTCCCCAGTTCAGTATTCAACAGGGCCAGCGGCATGTCGGAACCCACCCTGCCGAGTCCGTTCATCATGGAACTGCCAGAGACTGTATATGACCGTTTAAACGAGTCGTATGGCGGTGGATTGGAGCAACGAAGGCGACCGGCTGCATCGCGTCCGTCCCCTGTTTTCGAGGACGATCCGATCGAGGAGCCTCCTTCAAACCCCAAGGCTTCTCCAAAGAAACTCGGGGTATGCGAGCACAAAATTTACGGAAAAGGCAAGATTATTGCCTATATCGAACCGAACAAATACAGGGTGAACTTCTTTGGATTCGGCCTCAAGGTCATCATCGGAGATTACCTGAAATTCTTATAA
- the cbiQ gene encoding cobalt ECF transporter T component CbiQ, with translation MAALSEPFASGDSFIHKADPRIRLVCGLIVTIPVALLTVNQPAWLALAFGLLLIKMARLNSVKALQRLFVVNFFIAFLWLFLPFSLPGDPILSLGPFHATNEGVNLALLITIKSNAIVLALMALIGTIPVQNLGPAMQQLGVQRKLCHILLFTYRYIFVIHDEYRTMRQSMQARGFKPRTNTHTYRSYAWLVGMLLVKSWDRAERVQSAMQCRGFKGRFYTLTEFETKPRDYGFLVLCLLVSAGLIYLGFMQKGSL, from the coding sequence GTGGCCGCTCTTTCAGAACCATTCGCCTCGGGCGATTCATTCATTCACAAGGCAGATCCGCGCATTCGCCTGGTGTGCGGATTGATTGTCACCATCCCCGTTGCCTTGCTGACAGTGAATCAACCTGCCTGGCTGGCTCTGGCTTTCGGACTATTACTGATCAAAATGGCCCGGTTAAACAGTGTGAAAGCGTTGCAACGGTTGTTCGTGGTCAATTTCTTCATAGCCTTTCTCTGGCTGTTTCTGCCCTTTTCCCTGCCGGGTGACCCGATTCTGTCCCTAGGCCCATTCCACGCGACCAACGAAGGGGTGAATCTGGCCCTGCTAATCACGATCAAGTCCAACGCCATCGTCCTGGCACTTATGGCTCTGATCGGCACCATCCCTGTACAGAACCTTGGCCCGGCCATGCAACAACTCGGCGTTCAGCGCAAACTCTGCCACATCCTCCTGTTCACCTATCGCTATATCTTCGTCATCCACGACGAGTATCGTACCATGCGCCAATCCATGCAGGCCCGCGGATTCAAACCGCGCACCAATACCCACACCTATCGCTCATATGCCTGGCTGGTGGGAATGCTGCTCGTCAAAAGCTGGGACCGCGCCGAACGGGTACAAAGCGCCATGCAATGCCGAGGCTTCAAGGGACGTTTCTATACCCTGACCGAATTCGAGACCAAACCGAGAGACTACGGCTTCCTGGTGCTCTGCCTGCTCGTGAGCGCAGGCTTGATTTACTTGGGATTCATGCAGAAAGGATCACTATGA